A genomic stretch from Clavelina lepadiformis chromosome 5, kaClaLepa1.1, whole genome shotgun sequence includes:
- the LOC143459047 gene encoding crystal protein-like, which yields MPNKKECIKVFTRLVSGFPRLCFIVVFVKHYVTVIRRVKMKLILGFSLLPTMLALANQNPVLMGLEVALSNVIDGMKFNADLFIRAHGNTKISNSTVIDNPKVNTTSGVVTGATTVEGHAFYSVPYGEAPIGELRFKAPVPRNGKGPIDGSGPDYVNCFEFPLNCTSDDKCDKYYSEDCLRLNVFVPPTIDFSSPPGEKNPVMVWLHGGGFYAGSGTLEFYDAVKLSNQTNTIIVSVNYRLGPLGFLVFDENGTRLFEGNQGIKDQQLAMQWVQDNIEKFGGNKSMVTLFGQSAGAQSIMYHLMSPVSEPLFHRAIMESNPASFPYPTKEEAINTVTKGLLRALNCTGSELQCLTDAPAYMLLELHVQTLMFNENPDLFFIIEPYRPVLDGVEINEQPLDFFQSGKWQNYKEVVIGVMKDEEAFVNVLLKNTILVLSMFESFLNWIVGPENGEKVVEKYSELAGNPGPGYDYTDLLAQAAADLLFVCPTRALTRFMSETSTLSKPSVYLYVDHHPLSGDACVLNPDRCGYAYHTLDIFYLFNVESVTSDVFATNDTAVAISQFSKFWSNYAYHGAPSKEPFEWPPYVSKSLNDQSINEWTNIRLEAPTTSTESDFRQELCDFWDTLGFYVNFTSADVTTEPTVDNTETTTAHFRSSNIKLILRLPLGHKPKTDTCA from the exons ATgccaaataaaaaa GAATGCATTAAAGTTTTTACGAGGCTTGTTTCCGGTTTTCCAAGGCTTTGTTTCATTGTGGTCTTTGTGAAACATTATGTTACTGTCATAAGGAG GGTGAAAATGAAGCTTATTTTAGGTTTTTCGCTTTTACCAACAATGCTGGCCCTTGCAAACCAAAACCCCGTCTTAATGGGTTTGGAAGTTGCCTTGAGCAACGTAATTGACGGGATGAAGTTTAACGCTGACCTCTTCATTCGTGCTCatggaaatacaaaaatatcaaactcAACCGTTATTGATAACCCAAAAGTTAACACCACCAGTGGAGTAGTTACAGGAGCAACTACCGTAGAAGGTCATGCGTTTTACAGCGTCCCGTACGGTGAAGCTCCCATCGGAGAACTGAG ATTTAAAGCGCCTGTGCCAAGAAATGGCAAAGGCCCAATTGATGGATCGGGTCCAGACTATGTTAACTGTTTTGAATTTCCTCTAAACTGCACAAGTGACGACAAATGCGATAAATAC TATTCTGAAGATTGCTTGCGGTTAAACGTGTTTGTCCCTCCCACAATCGACTTTTCATCGCCACCTGGGGAAAAAAATCCGGTGATGGTCTGGCTACATGGTGGCGGATTTTATGCTGGAAGCGGGACATTGGAGTTTTACGACGCAGTAAAACTTAGCAACCAAACTAACACAATTATAGTTTCTGTTAACTACAGACTTG GACCGCTTGGATTTCTTGTTTTCGATGAAAACGGAACACGACTGTTTGAAGGAAACCAGGGAATAAAAGATCAGCAATTGGCAATGCAGTGGGTGCAGGACAACATAGAGAAATTTGGAGGAAACAAATCCATG gTCACTTTATTTGGTCAAAGTGCTGGAGCTCAATCAATCATGTACCACTTGATGTCGCCTGTGAGCGAACCATTGTTCCACAGAGCGATCATGGAAAGCAATCCTGCCTCTTTCCCTTATCCTACCAAGGAAGAAGCTATAAATACCGTCACAAAAGGACTGCTACGAGCGTTAAATTGTACAGGGAGTGAACTGCAATGCTTGAC GGATGCCCCAGCGTACATGTTACTGGAGCTTCACGTCCAAACGCTCATGTTCAATGAAAATCCAGATCTATTTTTCATCATCGAACCTTACCGTCCGGTGTTGGATGGTGTGGAGATCAACGAGCAGCCACTGGACTTTTTTCAATCCGGAAAATGGCAAAACTACAAGGAAGTTGTCATCGGTGTTATGAAGGACGAAGAGGCTTTTGTTAAcgttcttttgaaaaataccATTTTGGTACTTAGCATGTTTGAA AGTTTCTTAAATTGGATTGTTGGGCCCGAAAACGGTGAAAAAGTGGTTGAGAAATATTCAGAACTTGCTGGTAACCCAGGTCCAGGATACGACTATACTGATTTGCTTGCACAAGCAGCTGCTGATCTGTTATTCGTTTGTCCCACAAGAGCATTGACTCG ATTTATGTCTGAAACTTCAACCCTTTCAAAGCCATCAGTGTATCTGTACGTAGATCACCACCCTTTATCGGGTGATGCTTGCGTCCTGAATCCAGATCGTTGCGGATACGCTTACCACACGTTGGACATATTTTACCTTTTCAACGTTGAGTCAGTTACAAG TGATGTGTTTGCTACAAACGATACAGCGGTGGCTATTAGCCAGTTCAGCAAATTTTGGAGCAACTATGCTTATCACGGCGCCCCATCAAAGGAACCTTTTGAATGGCCACCTTACGTGTCCAAAAGCTTG AACGACCAAAGCATAAACGAATGGACAAACATCCGCTTGGAAGCGCCAACAACTTCTACTGAGAGCGATTTTAGGCAAGAACTGTGTGATTTCTGGGACACGCTCGGATTTTACGTGAACTTTACGTCAGCTGATGTGACGACAGAACCAACAGTAGACAACACTGAGACAACCACCG CTCATTTCAGGAGCTCCAATATAAAGCTGATCTTGCGTCTACCTCTCGGACACAAGCCGAAAACAGACACATGTGCTTAA
- the LOC143459050 gene encoding very long chain fatty acid elongase 7-like, producing the protein MSVSLMKKVNKLYNETMALADPRADDYPFTDSPLINTLHVIFYLLIVVYVGPRLMKNRKAYNMREIIVTYNFLMVAFSSYTFYELLAGGWANGYSLVCQECDFSRSPQALRMQRACFLFWMSKHIEFFDTYFFVLKKKTNQITFLHVFHHSYMAYIWWWGFKFTPGGLGTFHAPINSLVHVIMYIYYGISAMGPSYRKYLWWKKYLTALQMVQFCTTTAHLLNILLFNDCNYATAFVYILLASGIVFFILFADFWVKTYLKQRQQQVDSQLCKRSGKPEEQEIYSKKHN; encoded by the exons ATGTCTGTAAGCTTGATGAAAAAAGTCAACAAGTTGTACAACGAAACTATGGCTTTGGCAG ATCCCAGGGCGGACGATTATCCATTTACCGATTCCCCCTTAATTAACACCCTTCATGTCATCTTCTATTTGTTAATCGTTGTCTACGTCGGACCACGTTTAATGAAAAACCGGAAAGCTTATAATATGCGGGAAATTATCGTCACGTATAACTTCCTTATGGTGGCGTTCTCCTCTTACACCTTTTATGAG CTATTGGCCGGGGGATGGGCAAACGGTTATTCGCTGGTTTGCCAAGAATGCGATTTTTCCCGATCTCCCCAAGCTCTCCGCATGCAACGAGCCTGCTTTCTCTTCTGGATGTCAAAGCATATTGAATTCTTCGACACT TACTTTTTCGTCTTGAAGAAGAAAACCAATCAGATAACATTCCTGCACGTATTCCACCACAGTTACATGGCTTACATATGGTGGTGGGGATTCAAATTTACACCAG GTGGTCTCGGTACGTTTCACGCTCCGATAAATTCACTTGTTCATGTCATAATGTACATATACTACGGGATTTCGGCCATGGGTCCCTCCTACCGGAAGTACCTTTGGTGGAAAAAGTATCTTACTGCACTTCAAATG GTACAGTTTTGCACCACAACCGCACACTTGTTGAATATATTACTCTTCAATGATTGCAACTATGCAACTGCTTTCGTATATATATTGTTGGCCAGTG GGATTGTCTTCTTTATCTTATTTGCCGATTTTTGGGTCAAAACGTATTTAAAACAACGACAACAACAAGTTGACAGCCAACTATGCAAACGAAGTGGAAAACCAGAAGAACAAGAAATATATTCAAAGAAACATAACTGA
- the LOC143459049 gene encoding contactin-associated protein-like 2, which produces MLNIVLCSLFMLPAVLPQTNNPNSSACTGSTHIYYNYAPDHVAPFIAPERNMQRVQGKSGPRGQKGEPGQKGESARTEGLENRLAKVEEELTLAKRQLDALRVPPSTCAYYDELDFESGYYLISPDPTRFQPVYVYCNFSQHSAATIMNHDLTGEIEVERCEARKCSEVSVNYNLPLEVMIQIANLSAECKQYVKFRCQSVFLFRNSPAAAWLSRGGIAMHYWGGATSGRDYYCACGETGSCVDPVWKCNCDKNSAPEALDEGFLTTKDALPVTGFLFGDNGDNEENAWFMLGPLVCTGRQG; this is translated from the exons ATGCTGAACATAGTCCTTTGTTCCCTTTTCATGTTGCCAGCTGTGCTGCCTCAAACCAACAACCCTAATAGTTCAGCATGTACCGGTTCAACCCATATATACTACAATTACGCCCCCGACCATGTCGCCCCTTTCATAGCACCAGAAAGAAACATGCAAAGGGTCCAAGGAAAAAGCGGACCCCGCGGGCAGAAGGGAGAACCCGGGCAGAAA GGAGAATCTGCAAGAACGGAAGGCCTGGAAAATCGCCTAGCAAAAGTTGAAGAAGAACTCACTTTGGCGAAAAGACAATTAG ATGCTCTTCGTGTTCCACCAAGTACATGCGCTTATTACGATGAGCTCGATTTCGAATCCGGCTATTACTTAATTTCGCCGGACCCAACCAGATTTCAGCCGGTCTATGTATACTGCAACTTTTCACAACATTCCGCTG CTACAATTATGAACCATGATCTCACTGGCGAGATAGAAGTGGAGAGGTGTGAAGCACGAAAATGTTCTGAAGTGTCGGTGAATTACAACTTACCTCTTGAAGTAATGATACAAATAGCAAACTTGTCTGCAGAGTGCAAACAATATGTCAAG TTTCGATGCCAAAGCGTGTTTCTATTTCGAAATAGCCCGGCCGCCGCCTGGCTATCACGTGGCGGTATTGCTATGCACTATTGGGGAGGGGCAACGTCTGGCAGGGATTATTACTGCGCTTGCGGGGAGACTG GTAGCTGCGTTGATCCTGTCTGGAAATGCAATTGTGATAAAAACTCTGCCCCTGAAGCATTAGATGAGGGCTTCTTGACCACCAAAGATGCTTTGCCAGTAACCGGCTTTTTGTTTGGTGACAATGGCGACAACGAAGAAAACGCCTGGTTTATGTTGGGTCCCCTTGTATGTACTGGCCGGCAAGGATAA
- the LOC143459051 gene encoding uncharacterized protein LOC143459051 isoform X3, which translates to MTCIAKASGQQRKGQTKTPDIEWWYWDSEAMTSKPGKLIELDREGRVAVHIEEFYVVRSTLIIKDAEKVDEGVYQCRASNSPNRFKENVNVYQHWRIEEAPIRDLKCGEDTTTISTSSTTTSTVNIIPSQSYNRSKIDDIIVATVKSTTTQTPQKSLATPPSRKSKTARNFIKRHPRRTTSPSNSGGRSSGSALFRRHKEWFYVIITAVLLTLTLYLSS; encoded by the exons ATGACGTGCATAGCCAAGGCTAGTGGTCAACAGCGAAAG GGCCAAACCAAAACTCCGGATATAGAATGGTGGTATTGGGATTCAGAAGCGATGACGTCAAAACCGGGCAAACTCATTGAACTTGACAGGGAAGGAAGAGTTGCAGTTCACATCGAA GAATTTTACGTTGTCCGCAGCACTTTGATCATTAAAGACGCTGAGAAAGTAGATGAAGGAGTCTACCAATGTCGCGCTAGTAACAGCCCTAACAGATTCAAAGAAAATGTCAACGTCTATCAACACTGGCGAATAGAAGAGGCCCCTATCAGAGATCTAAAATGTGGCGAAG ACACTACAACCATTTCGACAAGCTCAACAACGACATCCACCGTCAATATAATACCGAGCCAGTCGTACAACCGCTCCAAGATAGATGACATCATTGTGGCAACTGTGAAGTCAACCACAACGCAAACGccgcaaaaaagtttggctaCGCCGCCATCACGAAAGTCGA AAACTGCGAGAAATTTCATCAAACGCCATCCCCGTAGAACTACGTCACCATCAAATTCGGGTGGCAGGAGCTCTG GTTCGGCCCTATTCCGTCGTCACAAAGAGTGGTTCTATGTGATCATAACTGCTGTGCTGTTGACATTGACTTTGTATCTGTCATCGTGA
- the LOC143459051 gene encoding uncharacterized protein LOC143459051 isoform X1 encodes MWQAKVTSNNLTRMSIYFCQILLMWTVAAGRHGTDILQRPDDVIGAKCGDELKMTCIAKASGQQRKGQTKTPDIEWWYWDSEAMTSKPGKLIELDREGRVAVHIEEFYVVRSTLIIKDAEKVDEGVYQCRASNSPNRFKENVNVYQHWRIEEAPIRDLKCGEDTTTISTSSTTTSTVNIIPSQSYNRSKIDDIIVATVKSTTTQTPQKSLATPPSRKSKTARNFIKRHPRRTTSPSNSGGRSSGSALFRRHKEWFYVIITAVLLTLTLYLSS; translated from the exons atgtgGCAAGCGAAAGTTACTTCCAACAACCTCACGAGAATGTCGATTTACTTCTGCCAGATATTACTGATGTGGACCGTAGCAGCTG GACGACACGGCACCGACATACTGCAAAGaccagatgacgtcatcggTGCAAAGTGCGGCGACGAATTGAAGATGACGTGCATAGCCAAGGCTAGTGGTCAACAGCGAAAG GGCCAAACCAAAACTCCGGATATAGAATGGTGGTATTGGGATTCAGAAGCGATGACGTCAAAACCGGGCAAACTCATTGAACTTGACAGGGAAGGAAGAGTTGCAGTTCACATCGAA GAATTTTACGTTGTCCGCAGCACTTTGATCATTAAAGACGCTGAGAAAGTAGATGAAGGAGTCTACCAATGTCGCGCTAGTAACAGCCCTAACAGATTCAAAGAAAATGTCAACGTCTATCAACACTGGCGAATAGAAGAGGCCCCTATCAGAGATCTAAAATGTGGCGAAG ACACTACAACCATTTCGACAAGCTCAACAACGACATCCACCGTCAATATAATACCGAGCCAGTCGTACAACCGCTCCAAGATAGATGACATCATTGTGGCAACTGTGAAGTCAACCACAACGCAAACGccgcaaaaaagtttggctaCGCCGCCATCACGAAAGTCGA AAACTGCGAGAAATTTCATCAAACGCCATCCCCGTAGAACTACGTCACCATCAAATTCGGGTGGCAGGAGCTCTG GTTCGGCCCTATTCCGTCGTCACAAAGAGTGGTTCTATGTGATCATAACTGCTGTGCTGTTGACATTGACTTTGTATCTGTCATCGTGA
- the LOC143459051 gene encoding uncharacterized protein LOC143459051 isoform X2: MWQAKVTSNNLTRMSIYFCQILLMWTVAAGRHGTDILQRPDDVIGAKCGDELKMTCIAKASGQQRKGQTKTPDIEWWYWDSEAMTSKPGKLIELDREGRVAVHIEEFYVVRSTLIIKDAEKVDEGVYQCRASNSPNRFKENVNVYQHWRIEEAPIRDLKCGEDTTTISTSSTTTSTVNIIPSQSYNRSKIDDIIVATVKSTTTQTPQKSLATPPSRKSSRNCEKFHQTPSP, translated from the exons atgtgGCAAGCGAAAGTTACTTCCAACAACCTCACGAGAATGTCGATTTACTTCTGCCAGATATTACTGATGTGGACCGTAGCAGCTG GACGACACGGCACCGACATACTGCAAAGaccagatgacgtcatcggTGCAAAGTGCGGCGACGAATTGAAGATGACGTGCATAGCCAAGGCTAGTGGTCAACAGCGAAAG GGCCAAACCAAAACTCCGGATATAGAATGGTGGTATTGGGATTCAGAAGCGATGACGTCAAAACCGGGCAAACTCATTGAACTTGACAGGGAAGGAAGAGTTGCAGTTCACATCGAA GAATTTTACGTTGTCCGCAGCACTTTGATCATTAAAGACGCTGAGAAAGTAGATGAAGGAGTCTACCAATGTCGCGCTAGTAACAGCCCTAACAGATTCAAAGAAAATGTCAACGTCTATCAACACTGGCGAATAGAAGAGGCCCCTATCAGAGATCTAAAATGTGGCGAAG ACACTACAACCATTTCGACAAGCTCAACAACGACATCCACCGTCAATATAATACCGAGCCAGTCGTACAACCGCTCCAAGATAGATGACATCATTGTGGCAACTGTGAAGTCAACCACAACGCAAACGccgcaaaaaagtttggctaCGCCGCCATCACGAAAGTCGAGTAG AAACTGCGAGAAATTTCATCAAACGCCATCCCCGTAG